AGAAGCAGAAGCTGCAGCATCGTTTAAGATTGATGGTGTAACGGTTGGTATAGCTGGGCAACATATTAGAAGTTTACAACATAGCGATTATATAACCAGACCGGATAGTGAAACTGTTATTGATGAGGAGGATATAGATCGTTTGATCAATCAAGTGCATAAATTGGTAATGTTACCTGGAGAAGAAATCATACACGTGCTGCCTCAAGAATATAAAATTGACGGTCAAGCCGAAATAAAAGAACCAATAGGGATGTATGGTGGACGTTTGGAAGCTAATTTTCATGTCGTTGTTGGACAAGTATCGTCTATTAGAAACATTGGACGTTGTGTGCAAAGTGCAGGATTAAGTTTAGATGGTATTACTTTAGAACCTTTAGCGAGTGCTAATGCGGTATTAAGTCAAGAGGAAAAAGAAGCAGGTGTAGCGCTAATTGATATAGGAGGAGGAACAACGGATTTAGCCATTTTTAGAGATGGTATTATCCGTCATACCGCGGTTATTCCTTTTGGAGGAAACGTAATAACGGAAGACATCAAAGAAGGGTGTTCGATAATAGAGAAACAAGCCGAATTACTTAAAATTAAGTTTGGAAGCGCATGGCCAGGAGAAAATAAAGACAACGAGATTGTTTCTATTCCAGGTTTAAGAGGTCGTGATCCAAAGGAGATTACCTTGAAAAACTTGTCTAAAATAATACATGCAAGAGTTGTAGAGATTATCGAGCAAGTATATGTAGAGATAAAAAACTACGGACATGAAGAACAAAAAAAGAAACTAATAGCTGGTATCGTTTTAACTGGTGGAGGAAGCCAATTAAAACACCTTAAGCAATTAGTAGAATATATTACAGGTATGGATACTAGAATAGGGTATCCAAACGAGCATTTAGCAGGAGATAGTGACGACGCTATAACAAGTCCATTATTCGCAACAGCAGTTGGTTTAGTGATGGATGGTTTAAAACGTCAAGATCGAAAAAAAGCGGAAGCTATAATTGAAGAAGAGATTCAGGCACTTGAAGAAGCAGTCGAAGAAACTCCGGAAATAGAACTAATAGAGCCACCTAAAAAACAACGTAAGTCGTTTTTAGATACGTTAACGGAAAGAGTAAAAGACTTTTTGGATAACGCAGAATAATAAAAGTAAAAAGTAAGCGATGTATGTATCGTGTAAAATATTAATAATTGATCCAGTAAAATAGAATTTATGAGCAGCAACAACGAATTCGAAAATATATCTTTTGATCTTCCTAAAAATCAATCTAATGTCATTAAAGTCATTGGTGTCGGTGGAGGAGGAAGTAACGCAATCAACCACATGTTCCTTCAGGGAATTAAAGGAGTAGATTTTGTTATTTGTAATACAGATGCACAAGCACTACAAAATAGTGGTGTGCCAAATAAAATCCAGTTAGGGCTTAACTTAACAGAAGGACTTGGAGCAGGGGCTAATCCAGATGTTGGAGAGCAATCTGCAGTGGAGAGTTTTGATGACTTGCAACGCATGTTGGATACCAATACCAAAATGATTTTTATCACAGCAGGTATGGGTGGTGGAACAGGTACAGGAGCAGCACCAATTATTGCTAAAATGGCTAAGGATTTAGACATTTTAACAGTAGGTATTGTAACCATGCCTTTTCAGTTTGAAGGAAAAATGCGTAACGAACAAGCTCAGGAAGGGATTGAGAGATTGCGTAAAGAAGTAGATTCTTTAGTTGTAATCAATAACAACAAACTTCGTGAAGTATATGGTAACCTTGGTTTTAAAGCAGGGTTCTCTAAAGCGGATGAAGTGTTATCTACTGCTGCACGTGG
This portion of the Olleya sp. Bg11-27 genome encodes:
- the ftsA gene encoding cell division protein FtsA — translated: MEQNIAVGLDLGTTKIVAMIGRKNDYGKVEILGIGKSKSLGIHRGVVNNITQTIQSIQLAIQEAEAAASFKIDGVTVGIAGQHIRSLQHSDYITRPDSETVIDEEDIDRLINQVHKLVMLPGEEIIHVLPQEYKIDGQAEIKEPIGMYGGRLEANFHVVVGQVSSIRNIGRCVQSAGLSLDGITLEPLASANAVLSQEEKEAGVALIDIGGGTTDLAIFRDGIIRHTAVIPFGGNVITEDIKEGCSIIEKQAELLKIKFGSAWPGENKDNEIVSIPGLRGRDPKEITLKNLSKIIHARVVEIIEQVYVEIKNYGHEEQKKKLIAGIVLTGGGSQLKHLKQLVEYITGMDTRIGYPNEHLAGDSDDAITSPLFATAVGLVMDGLKRQDRKKAEAIIEEEIQALEEAVEETPEIELIEPPKKQRKSFLDTLTERVKDFLDNAE